The window ATCGATAATTTACGGCCTAATTTGTCAACCATGACAGCTGATAACAGGAGACCAGGGAActcttcaaagaaaatttgaggttAGATTATCATCCATGCACCAAACTTTTGTCCCTGGCTAGAGAAAACTTTGGAACGACCAAAAGACTGTTACCTGCGAAACTAGAGATGAACACATCTCTGTAGTTGACATCTTCATGTACGTTTAGATGTGTATCGGTAGATGTACATCTACTTGTACCAGTCAACTCAGTGGTCAGCAACACGAGGCCATAATAAGAGAATGCATTTCCAAAGAAAACCACCCAGAGCAGCAATGTGGACAAAAGCAGTTCTCGAGAAAGAAGCTTCAACAATGGTGAGAAAGCAACCATACTAGAGGTTGTTGCTTGAGAAGTTTCAACTTTAGTTTGTGTTGGTGAGAGCAAATGCACATCTTCCACAGCAGTACCTTGCTCCTCAAAATCATACGAGTGACTAGAAACAAGAATTCCAGGGGGGAGATTTGTTCTATTACGATGTgctattttctctaaaataataGCTGCATCACTTGTTCTACCTTGTAAACAGAGATACCGTGGGGACTCTGGAGTAGATTGATAGAAGAGTAGTAGGAGAAATGAaggtaaagaagaaaatgcgAGTAGCCATCTCCATCCTAATTTTGGCATGACAATCTGTAAATACAAGGGCATAAAACATAAAGGTGATTGCAACCCTTTTCAATGGTGCAGCTGGAAAGCATAgagtaaaaaaatgaatggaagaaccaacaagaaaaaaaattgtcctaAAAAAGCAGAGTAAAAAAATAAGgttaaaaattcaagtgaaCAGTCTGAGTACCTCCATGTGCAACAATTTAAAGaaagttaattttgtttcacCTTTAGATACCTATGACATCAACCACTAATGAGTCATGACAACAggacataaattaaattttcaaccaCTACTATTATATACCATACCACTTTTTTTCATCAGATTATGAATTTTAACTGCTCGAAGAACTTGTTATCGTTAATAGCTACAATTAGACGAGAAAGCTCCTTGTACAAATGGATTAACAGATAACAGCATAACTAACAAAGTTGTTAAGCTAATATTTAATTCTGACCTGTTAGAACAACAGTAAACTGACAACCAATGAACTAACCGGTTAGACTACACCACAAACAGTCTCCATATAGCTACTATGAAATATTATCAAAGGGAATGGAATATTAGAAATGCTACATGAATTTAGAAGTGTAAAAAAATCTCCAAAAATAGATCTCATTTGCTAGCAGTGTCAAAGTTGATCAACTCAAAATGAGTCAGGCAATGAACATAACTTCCTATTGGAAtcttatcttttcttcttcttatttttaattattgatttaataagagaaaagaaaatgtagcaAGAACGTGCACTGAACTACAACAGAAAGCTAGATTATACCCATGCCAAAGAAGCTTCAAGGATTGTTCCAATGGTCCAGAATGCTGAAAAAATAACCATCCAAGTGCCTCTTTCAGGAGCAGGAATGAATTCCAAGAACCAGG of the Cucumis sativus cultivar 9930 chromosome 3, Cucumber_9930_V3, whole genome shotgun sequence genome contains:
- the LOC101203724 gene encoding organic cation/carnitine transporter 7 isoform X2, whose protein sequence is MEVKVRVQSSWNLSPHEESLITSVVFAGMLVGAYAWGIVSDKYGRRKGFFITATITSIAGFLSAFAPNYTSLLILRCLVGVGLGGGPVLASWFLEFIPAPERGTWMVIFSAFWTIGTILEASLAWIVMPKLGWRWLLAFSSLPSFLLLLFYQSTPESPRYLCLQGRTSDAAIILEKIAHRNRTNLPPGILVSSHSYDFEEQGTAVEDVHLLSPTQTKVETSQATTSSMVAFSPLLKLLSRELLLSTLLLWVVFFGNAFSYYGLVLLTTELTGTSRCTSTDTHLNVHEDVNYRDVFISSFAEFPGLLLSAVMVDKLGRKLSMSSMFFLGAIFLFPLVFYRSDGLTTGLLFGARVCITSTFTVVYIYAPEIYPTSIRTTGVGVASSVGRIGGMTCPLVAVALVKGCHQTMAIIFFEIVFILSGICVMLFPFETKGQDLPEKV